Genomic window (Methanolacinia paynteri):
CATGGGTCCTGACGGATTCGGGCCTGATTTTATTTTCGTCGAACCATTTCCTGTAAAAAAGGGAATGACTTGCCGCATAGGATACCGTATTCCTGACTCTCTCATCTACGAGCGAATCGAGATCGTCGCGATCCAGGGTCTCGATATCCGGCCTGAAATATTCCATAATTTCGCCTCTCTTACTTCGAAGTGATGGTTTACAGATAATTTAATCTTTTTGGGCGTTCATCTGTGAATATAGAAACAGGAAGTTGATTTTATGACCGAATGGACTGTTGTAGAAGGTAAGGATAAGGGTTCGATTGTTCTTTATGCCCTTAGCACCTGCATTCACTGTAAAAAAACAAAGGAGCTCCTGAACGAACTCGGTGTGGCCTATAAATATCTCTTTGTCGATCTCCTGCCCGAAGAGGAGCTTAGCGTGGTGTTCAACGAGATGCTGAAATATAATCCGACCGGCTCTTTTCCCACGATGGTCATCAACGGCGATAAAGTGATAGTAGGATCGAGGCTCCAGGAGATCCGGGAGGCGCTGAATGGAGATTAAAGAGCCTTCGAAGGAAGAGATCGATGCGAAATATAACGAGATCCTCCGGCAGGCAAAGAGGGGCGGATATTTTCTTAATCCCGATACGGAATTTGCCAAAGATCTGGTGAAGGGACTGATCATAAATGGTGAACGCTACGGTTTCGAGGCATGCCCGTGCCGCCTTGTAATGGGAGAAAAGGAGCTGAACCTGGATATCGTCTGCCCGTGTTATTACCGCGACGACGACGTATCCGAATACGGGGCCTGTTACTGCGGGCTTTATGTCGACGAGGAGACCTCGAAGGGAGAAAAACCTGTGACGGCCATCCCGGAGAGGAGAGACCTGAAGTCACGCGGCAAAACCGCAGGAGCCTCCGGGATGCCGACTGCCGCCGGCAGCCTTCAGTACCCGGTATACAGGTGCAATGTCTGCGGATACCTGTGTGCAAGGAACAGCCCTCCGGAAAAATGCCCGGTATGCGGAGCGGATCAAAAAAGATTTGATCTATTCATGAGATAGAATATCCTGAGACTCATGAATTCCGAATATTACGCAGTCGATATCGCACTAATACCAGAAAGAGAGACTCTTGATTTTTTTATCGGCCTGAACAGGAGACTTATAGAGAAAACCGGGGACGATTCCATACGCTTGGGAGATTCCGCCTGTCTTCCGCATATCTCGCTTGCCATGGGCAGGGTTCATGCATCATGCATAGAGGATATCAAAGAAATACTTTCGGTGGTTTCGGGGTTTCTTCCCTATAATGCGGCCTACAAAGATTATGCGGTCGTCGCAGGCTCAAACGGAGATCAGATTTCAGGATTGGATATAGTAAGGGACGATATGATTGCCGGGTTGCAGGAGATTGTCGCCGGAATACTGGGAGAGTTCAGTTCGCACGGGATGACGCCCGAATGTTTCTCCGGGGATGCATCCGCGATCACTGATTTTTCTCTCGATTATTCGGAGAATTATCTCGCACGACAGACGGGAGATAGTTTTTCACCGCATATTACGATTGGCAACGGGAATATCAGGAAGGTTGAAGATATTCAGCCGCCGGCAAATTTTTCATGCGACAGGATTGCCATATGCCGTCTCGGGAATCACTGCACATGTGCGGAGCTTTTGGAGAGCATTAAGGGGATCTGATTTTCTTTGGCTCATTGCAGTCTCATGTTTTTCTCAGGCGACCCCGGGCACCACAGACCGGAGGCTGGTGGACGGCCCCTGCCCAGGGGCCTTGCCTTAAGATAGTTCTCTCACGGCACGCCCGGGGAACCGGCGAGGGTTCCCCGTGCTGTTTAATTTAGTTTTGTTTAGTTTGTTTTGAAATCCGAATTAAGATCCTTTAGATCTCCTGTTCCGGTTCCAATAAATTTAGTAGATTATAATCAATTTTTTTTGTAAATATAATCGAGTTTAACAAATTATATTATCTTAAGTCAAAAATATTTGTGGATGAACTCGTGCCGAGATCTGGTTTACCGGTTTTTTAAATTAAAAGATAACAATACAACGATTAAAACGGAATTTACTGCAGGTGTCGTCACTTTCATGACGATGGCATATATCCTGGTCGTCAACCCTGCGATCCTGCTTGCGGCCGGGATTCCGTTCGGCCCGGCTGTTGCCGCTACGATTATCACGGCAATATTCGGGACGGTGATAATGGGGGTTTATGCGAACCGCCCGTTTGCAATCGCACCGTATATGGGCGAGAACGCCTTCATCGCGTATACGGTCTGCGGGGTTATGGGATATTCCTGGCAGACGGCACTCGGGGCGGTTTTCATCAGCGGAATTCTTCTGACCGTCCTTACGATCGCGGGCGGACGGACGATTATGTGCGAAGCGGTCCCGGAGAGCTTGAAGTACAGTTTTGCGGCAGGGATCGGTCTCTTCATTACATTCGTCGGGCTTGTCAACTCGAAGATAGTTGTTCTCGGTACTGAGACGGCACCGGTTCATATCGGGGATTTGAACAGCCCGGAGGTTATGCTTGCGGTCTTCGGCTTCATCCTGATCTCGGTGATGGAGCTTCGAAAGATCAGGGGATCGATCCTCTTCGGCATAGTTATTGTCTCCCTTATCGGGTTCGTCTCCGGCCTGGTGGCGTACCCGGAGGCGATATTCAGCCTTCCGCCGGATATCTCGCCGGTGTTCCTCCAGCTTGATGTCGCCGGGGCACTTACATGGGGAATGTTTGCTGTTATC
Coding sequences:
- a CDS encoding glutaredoxin family protein, encoding MTEWTVVEGKDKGSIVLYALSTCIHCKKTKELLNELGVAYKYLFVDLLPEEELSVVFNEMLKYNPTGSFPTMVINGDKVIVGSRLQEIREALNGD
- a CDS encoding ferredoxin-thioredoxin reductase catalytic domain-containing protein, producing MEIKEPSKEEIDAKYNEILRQAKRGGYFLNPDTEFAKDLVKGLIINGERYGFEACPCRLVMGEKELNLDIVCPCYYRDDDVSEYGACYCGLYVDEETSKGEKPVTAIPERRDLKSRGKTAGASGMPTAAGSLQYPVYRCNVCGYLCARNSPPEKCPVCGADQKRFDLFMR
- a CDS encoding 2'-5' RNA ligase family protein, with the translated sequence MNSEYYAVDIALIPERETLDFFIGLNRRLIEKTGDDSIRLGDSACLPHISLAMGRVHASCIEDIKEILSVVSGFLPYNAAYKDYAVVAGSNGDQISGLDIVRDDMIAGLQEIVAGILGEFSSHGMTPECFSGDASAITDFSLDYSENYLARQTGDSFSPHITIGNGNIRKVEDIQPPANFSCDRIAICRLGNHCTCAELLESIKGI
- a CDS encoding NCS2 family permease, with translation MNSCRDLVYRFFKLKDNNTTIKTEFTAGVVTFMTMAYILVVNPAILLAAGIPFGPAVAATIITAIFGTVIMGVYANRPFAIAPYMGENAFIAYTVCGVMGYSWQTALGAVFISGILLTVLTIAGGRTIMCEAVPESLKYSFAAGIGLFITFVGLVNSKIVVLGTETAPVHIGDLNSPEVMLAVFGFILISVMELRKIRGSILFGIVIVSLIGFVSGLVAYPEAIFSLPPDISPVFLQLDVAGALTWGMFAVILTIFTMAFLDTMGGLIGVSAQAGFLDEKGNLPDIEKPFLADALSNIFAGLAGTTTSGAFMESATGVLAGGRTGLTAIFVAILFACSLFLTPLFIAIPSAATGPAMIMVGLIMMRPLVKIDFSDYSEMIPAFAVIILMSFTYNIGVGICSGFVLYPLFKIFAGKKEDINPYSWILFALCLLFFIFYPY